In Carya illinoinensis cultivar Pawnee chromosome 7, C.illinoinensisPawnee_v1, whole genome shotgun sequence, the following are encoded in one genomic region:
- the LOC122316194 gene encoding uncharacterized mitochondrial protein AtMg00860-like yields the protein MKDLKTVPPLRKFDHRIPLKEEAKPVNVAPYRILSGHLISHDGVKVDVRKVEAMVEGPKLKTITELRSFLELMGYYRNFVKDYASIARPLTNILKKNNFVWREEVEKGFEDLKKVMTTTPILAIPNFEKTFELHTDASNVGEGVVLTQEGRPLVFISKTLGI from the exons ATGAAGGATCTGAAGACAGTTCCACCCTTAAGGAAATTTGATCATCGCATTCCGTTGAAGGAGGAAGCCAAGCCAGTTAATGTTGCTCCCTACCG GATATTGAGTGGGCATTTGATCTCACATGATGGGGTCAAGGTGGATGTAAGGAAGGTGGAAGCTATGGTAGAAGGGCCCAAACTGAAGACTATCACTGAATTGAGGAGCTTTCTTGAGTTGATGGGTTACTATAGGAATTTTGTCAAAGATTATGCTTCCATTGCAAGACCACTCACCAACAttctcaagaaaaataattttgtttggagggaagaGGTGGAGAAGGgttttgaagatttgaaaaaagtcaTGACAACTACACCCATCCTTGCTATACCTAATTTTGAGAAGACATTTGAACTACACACGGATGCAAGTAATGTGGGTGAAGGAGTTGTTTTGACACAAGAAGGGAGGCCACTAGTTTTCATTAGCAAGACCCTTGGCATTTAA